In one Bdellovibrio sp. ArHS genomic region, the following are encoded:
- a CDS encoding endonuclease/exonuclease/phosphatase family protein: MILRVVTYNIHGARGIDGKRDYLRIGLFLKHQNIDVALIQEMDTRFADRDSVTDIEELKTDHFKTFISAPTMQNTLGWYGNALLSRFPIINYNIIDISAPGREPRNILEVFLATPKGPLHILNTHKGLKPSERNQQMKKLNELLTRKSEIPLIVGGDINEWQTYSGALKKLNTVLHPIPSGPTFPTRAPFLRLDRMWCRPAILVQSSEVLKAKNVKYFSDHYPLMAEIKLY; encoded by the coding sequence ATGATTCTTAGAGTCGTCACCTATAATATTCACGGTGCTCGAGGGATTGACGGCAAAAGAGACTATTTGCGGATCGGACTTTTTTTAAAGCATCAGAATATCGATGTCGCCTTAATTCAGGAAATGGACACCCGCTTCGCTGATCGAGACTCGGTCACGGATATTGAGGAACTTAAGACGGACCACTTTAAAACATTTATCTCGGCCCCGACTATGCAAAACACTTTGGGTTGGTACGGCAACGCCCTTTTATCTCGCTTTCCCATAATAAATTACAACATCATCGACATCAGCGCCCCGGGGCGCGAACCACGAAATATTCTGGAAGTCTTTTTGGCGACCCCCAAGGGCCCTTTGCATATACTCAACACCCACAAAGGTCTAAAACCTTCTGAACGAAATCAACAGATGAAAAAACTGAATGAATTACTGACCCGCAAAAGCGAAATTCCACTGATCGTGGGTGGTGATATCAATGAGTGGCAGACTTATTCGGGCGCCCTGAAAAAACTAAATACGGTTTTACATCCCATTCCCTCGGGTCCCACATTTCCCACTCGCGCCCCGTTCCTCCGCCTGGATCGCATGTGGTGTCGTCCCGCGATTTTAGTACAAAGCTCAGAAGTTTTGAAAGCCAAAAACGTCAAATATTTTTCCGACCATTACCCGTTGATGGCAGAGATTAAACTTTATTGA
- a CDS encoding VTT domain-containing protein, whose amino-acid sequence MRGDLLKSSERSIFIPGRNCWRVDHFHHGRVLIDCADFYRALHYAFSKAQKSVFIIGWEIDSNIRLLRKDEEMKASRPSIVVDLLTQKAQENPALQIYILPWDSSIVFLGEREFMGEYIWINKGLENIHFCLDQTIPLGGSHHQKIILVDDEIAFSGGMDIARQRWDERAHHIYDPERTDANGPYGPYHDVQILVDGPIVKHFAELARQRWLQAAGYEALPVNASPSFPEDLPAVWPRQFEVAYSDMVGAIARTLPATEDDRGSREVFHMYLDLIHQAKDFIYIENQFLTSQEIAVALNDRLRREKNLRALLVSSYDPQGVFESEGMWASRIDFKRSVEDGVAKDRVQFACSGVLNEKNKVVHKRIHSKVMVIDDNFFVVGSSNLTNRSMTFDTECDFVVQGRHSEERRHIVHLRNDLIAEHAGRTVEEIDRVMHEPQPFKALMSPCISGAYCLFEIDDAQFTTQNFKSIANKVADPQVGEEKALFIFRNPSKYMVPIALLFIFAVSGLVWFINEHMAWFSPQSVESFLKTARQSPWALLLVWGAYIVGGFILFPVTLMSLITAAVFGSILGPLYGMSGALISATVMFYLGRWMGRRGLNGFLGNRLRKIDHQFREAGVLGVTVLRMIPVAPFSIVNVAAGISSLRFSDFLLGSFFGFLPAFIVKGLVGDSITQIFLHPTPRTVGMLILGIVLWMLLVVASYFLTRWWRRRKQYDS is encoded by the coding sequence ATGAGAGGCGATCTTCTTAAATCGTCAGAGAGATCTATTTTCATTCCCGGCCGTAATTGCTGGCGTGTGGATCACTTTCACCATGGCCGAGTTCTTATTGACTGTGCGGATTTTTATCGCGCCTTGCACTACGCTTTCAGTAAAGCACAAAAATCTGTCTTCATTATCGGGTGGGAGATCGACAGCAACATCCGTCTTCTTAGGAAAGACGAAGAGATGAAGGCGTCCCGACCATCCATTGTGGTAGATTTATTGACGCAAAAAGCGCAGGAAAATCCCGCTCTGCAAATCTACATCCTACCCTGGGATTCTTCAATTGTCTTTCTGGGCGAGCGCGAATTCATGGGCGAATACATCTGGATCAATAAGGGGCTTGAAAATATTCATTTCTGTCTGGATCAGACAATTCCTTTAGGCGGCAGCCACCATCAGAAGATTATTTTAGTGGATGATGAAATCGCTTTTTCCGGCGGCATGGATATCGCACGTCAGCGTTGGGATGAACGTGCTCATCATATCTATGATCCCGAGCGCACCGATGCCAATGGCCCCTACGGCCCTTACCATGACGTGCAAATTCTGGTAGATGGACCGATTGTCAAACACTTCGCCGAACTGGCCCGACAACGTTGGTTGCAAGCCGCAGGATATGAAGCTCTTCCCGTCAATGCGAGCCCGTCTTTTCCCGAGGATCTGCCGGCCGTCTGGCCCCGCCAATTTGAAGTCGCATATTCGGACATGGTGGGCGCCATCGCGCGCACCCTTCCCGCTACGGAAGACGACCGCGGTTCACGGGAAGTCTTTCATATGTATTTAGATCTCATTCATCAGGCCAAAGACTTCATCTATATCGAAAATCAATTCCTCACGTCGCAGGAAATTGCCGTGGCACTGAACGATCGCCTACGTCGCGAAAAAAATCTGCGTGCGTTGCTGGTCAGCTCATATGATCCTCAAGGAGTCTTTGAATCCGAAGGCATGTGGGCCAGTCGCATCGACTTCAAACGAAGCGTGGAAGACGGTGTTGCGAAAGACCGGGTGCAGTTTGCCTGCTCCGGTGTTCTAAATGAAAAGAACAAAGTAGTGCATAAGCGCATTCATTCCAAAGTGATGGTGATCGACGACAATTTTTTCGTGGTGGGGTCCTCGAATCTGACCAATCGTTCGATGACCTTCGACACCGAGTGTGACTTCGTGGTCCAAGGACGCCATAGCGAAGAGCGCCGTCATATCGTTCATCTTCGCAACGACTTGATCGCCGAGCACGCCGGTCGGACGGTGGAAGAAATTGACCGAGTCATGCACGAGCCTCAGCCGTTCAAAGCACTGATGAGTCCCTGCATATCGGGCGCCTATTGCCTTTTCGAGATCGACGATGCCCAGTTCACCACACAGAACTTTAAGTCCATCGCCAACAAGGTAGCGGATCCCCAAGTGGGAGAAGAAAAAGCTCTTTTTATTTTTCGCAACCCCAGTAAATACATGGTTCCTATCGCTTTGCTTTTCATTTTCGCCGTCAGTGGTTTGGTCTGGTTTATCAATGAACATATGGCGTGGTTCAGTCCCCAATCTGTCGAAAGTTTTTTAAAGACGGCGCGCCAATCACCCTGGGCGTTGTTACTCGTCTGGGGTGCATATATTGTTGGTGGTTTTATTCTTTTTCCTGTGACGCTGATGTCTTTGATAACCGCCGCTGTGTTTGGCTCAATCTTAGGGCCGCTTTATGGAATGTCCGGCGCTCTGATCAGTGCCACGGTGATGTTTTATCTGGGTCGGTGGATGGGGCGACGCGGACTCAACGGTTTTCTGGGCAACCGCCTGCGCAAAATCGATCATCAGTTCCGAGAGGCCGGCGTTCTTGGCGTCACGGTTTTAAGAATGATTCCCGTGGCCCCCTTTAGCATCGTCAACGTGGCTGCGGGCATCTCTTCGCTGCGCTTCTCTGATTTTCTTTTAGGAAGTTTTTTTGGCTTTCTTCCTGCCTTCATCGTGAAAGGCTTGGTGGGAGATTCCATCACGCAGATATTCCTGCACCCGACACCGCGAACTGTCGGCATGTTGATTTTGGGGATCGTCTTATGGATGCTGTTGGTCGTCGCTTCGTATTTTCTAACTCGCTGGTGGCGCCGCAGGAAGCAGTATGATTCTTAG
- a CDS encoding DUF1214 domain-containing protein: MEGLRKQGVQEGVNIFSAMPDAPLTKLTTDPNLPFVAAVVDLLQSAYAVEVPAGAFLGFINDHHQRWIMDLGLMGKDAGNGGKYVIIPSEYKEPIPPGSYVGKSATRKVLILVQAVPQPGQSLHAAQDSLEEIRIYPLTYSEPSKALTLVRYKGKKADMTAVKWEDNLQYWQKLAQVIQDESLPQKDQEMYDQLKTFGIQKNQIFKPNESAKIFLAAAAKEGKKQLLKTAFTSDRPDRVNWGDRRWEWVLLSTDPSWALEPEKDPGARDRYFVQSLGISAAQMKRDSGVGTLTWGAYTDGSGRAFDGSKSYKLSIPLPVPTEFFWSVSLYDSDTRSFLQNGTKKSSLRSLEELKETKGLKSIDVYFSPKAPLGKQKVWIKTIPGKKWFAYFRIFSPGKAAIEGPWKLGDILEMKSETIAKKSGRH; the protein is encoded by the coding sequence ATGGAGGGTTTGCGAAAGCAGGGGGTGCAAGAGGGGGTAAATATCTTCAGTGCCATGCCCGATGCTCCCCTGACGAAATTGACGACGGATCCGAATTTGCCTTTTGTGGCGGCGGTGGTGGATCTTTTGCAAAGTGCTTATGCTGTCGAAGTCCCCGCAGGGGCTTTCTTGGGATTTATCAATGATCATCATCAGCGTTGGATCATGGATCTAGGCTTGATGGGGAAGGACGCGGGTAACGGCGGAAAGTATGTGATTATTCCGTCTGAATACAAAGAGCCGATTCCCCCGGGTTCTTACGTTGGAAAATCTGCGACCCGCAAAGTTCTGATCCTCGTCCAAGCCGTTCCTCAACCGGGACAAAGTCTGCATGCGGCCCAGGATAGTCTTGAAGAGATCCGTATTTACCCGCTGACATATTCAGAGCCTTCGAAAGCTCTGACTCTTGTTCGTTATAAGGGAAAGAAAGCAGATATGACTGCGGTGAAATGGGAAGACAATCTTCAGTATTGGCAAAAGTTGGCACAGGTGATTCAAGACGAGTCATTGCCTCAAAAGGATCAGGAAATGTACGATCAGCTGAAGACGTTTGGTATTCAAAAAAATCAAATCTTTAAGCCGAACGAGTCGGCGAAAATTTTTTTGGCCGCAGCCGCCAAAGAAGGGAAAAAGCAACTACTGAAGACGGCTTTTACCTCGGACCGACCCGACCGCGTGAATTGGGGCGATCGACGATGGGAGTGGGTGCTTTTAAGTACGGACCCATCCTGGGCTCTAGAACCGGAAAAGGACCCCGGAGCCCGTGACCGTTACTTCGTTCAATCGCTGGGCATTTCCGCTGCGCAGATGAAGCGCGACTCGGGGGTAGGCACTTTGACCTGGGGGGCGTATACAGATGGAAGTGGCCGAGCCTTTGACGGTAGTAAGAGCTATAAGCTCAGCATTCCTTTGCCGGTGCCGACAGAGTTTTTTTGGTCTGTCAGTCTTTATGATTCGGACACGCGAAGTTTTCTTCAGAATGGAACCAAAAAGTCATCGTTGCGCTCTTTGGAGGAATTGAAAGAGACCAAGGGATTGAAATCCATCGATGTTTATTTTTCACCCAAGGCTCCCTTGGGAAAGCAAAAGGTATGGATTAAAACGATTCCTGGGAAAAAATGGTTTGCCTACTTTCGAATTTTTAGTCCTGGGAAGGCCGCCATCGAGGGACCCTGGAAGTTGGGGGATATCCTGGAGATGAAATCTGAAACCATAGCAAAGAAGTCAGGTCGACATTAA